A single Pseudomonas sp. HN11 DNA region contains:
- a CDS encoding carbohydrate ABC transporter permease, whose amino-acid sequence MTSLASKSPISLSRIAIYAVLILAVLLYLVPLVVMLLTSFKTPEDISSGNLLSWPTVVTGIGWVKAWATVDGYFWNSIKITVPAVLISTAIGALNGYVLSFWRFKGSQLFFGLLLFGCFLPFQTVLLPASFTLGKMGLASTTTGLVFVHVVYGLAFTTLFFRNYYVSIPDALIKAARLDGAGFFTIFRQIILPMSTPIIMVCLIWQFTQIWNDFLFGVVFSSGDSQPITVALNNLVNTSTGAKEYNVDMAAAMIAGLPTLLVYVIAGKYFVRGLTAGAVKG is encoded by the coding sequence ATGACTAGTCTCGCCTCCAAATCACCCATCAGCCTGAGTCGCATCGCGATCTACGCGGTGCTGATTCTCGCTGTGCTGCTGTACCTGGTGCCGCTGGTGGTGATGCTGCTGACCAGTTTCAAGACCCCCGAAGACATCAGCTCCGGCAACCTGCTGAGCTGGCCGACCGTGGTCACCGGTATCGGCTGGGTAAAGGCCTGGGCCACTGTAGACGGCTACTTCTGGAACTCGATCAAGATCACCGTTCCGGCCGTACTGATCTCCACCGCCATCGGTGCATTGAACGGCTATGTGCTGTCGTTCTGGCGCTTCAAAGGCTCGCAGTTGTTCTTCGGCTTGCTGCTGTTCGGTTGCTTCCTGCCGTTCCAGACCGTGCTGCTGCCGGCGTCGTTCACCCTCGGCAAGATGGGCCTGGCCAGTACTACCACCGGGCTGGTGTTTGTGCACGTGGTCTACGGCCTGGCGTTCACCACGCTGTTCTTCCGTAATTACTACGTGAGCATTCCGGACGCGCTGATCAAGGCTGCGCGCCTGGACGGTGCGGGCTTTTTCACTATCTTCCGTCAGATCATTCTGCCGATGTCGACCCCGATCATCATGGTCTGCCTGATCTGGCAGTTCACCCAGATATGGAACGACTTCCTGTTCGGTGTGGTGTTCTCCAGTGGCGACTCGCAGCCCATCACCGTGGCGCTGAACAACCTGGTCAACACCAGCACCGGGGCCAAGGAATATAACGTGGACATGGCGGCGGCGATGATCGCCGGGCTGCCGACCCTGTTGGTCTATGTGATCGCAGGCAAGTATTTCGTGCGCGGCCTCACGGCCGGCGCGGTCAAGGGGTAA
- a CDS encoding carbohydrate ABC transporter permease — protein sequence MSSVAVFSKASPFDALQRWLPKLVLAPSMFIVLVGFYGYILWTFVLSFTNSTFLPTYKWAGLAQYARLFDNDRWWVASKNLAVFGGMFIGITLVIGVTLAIFLDQKIRREGFIRTIYLYPMALSMIVTGTAWKWLLNPGMGLDKLLRDWGWEGFRLDWLIDPDRVVYCLVIAAVWQASGFIMAMFLAGLRGVDQSIIRAAQIDGASLPRIYWSVVLPSLRPVFFSAVMILAHIAIKSFDLVAAMTAGGPGYSSDLPAMFMYSFTFSRGQMGMGSASAILMLGAILAIIVPYLYSELRTKRND from the coding sequence ATGAGTTCTGTTGCTGTGTTCAGCAAAGCCTCGCCGTTCGATGCACTGCAGCGCTGGCTACCCAAACTGGTGCTGGCGCCCAGCATGTTCATCGTGCTGGTGGGCTTCTACGGCTACATCCTGTGGACGTTTGTGCTGTCGTTCACCAATTCGACATTTCTGCCCACCTACAAATGGGCGGGCCTTGCGCAATACGCGCGGTTGTTCGACAACGACCGCTGGTGGGTCGCGAGCAAGAACCTGGCTGTGTTTGGCGGGATGTTCATTGGCATCACCCTGGTCATCGGCGTAACCCTGGCGATCTTCCTCGACCAGAAAATCCGTCGTGAAGGCTTCATTCGCACCATTTACCTGTACCCGATGGCGCTCTCGATGATCGTCACCGGTACGGCCTGGAAATGGCTGCTCAACCCGGGCATGGGCCTGGACAAACTCCTGCGTGACTGGGGCTGGGAAGGCTTCCGTCTCGACTGGCTGATCGACCCGGACCGCGTGGTCTACTGCCTGGTGATCGCTGCCGTCTGGCAAGCCTCTGGCTTCATTATGGCGATGTTCCTTGCGGGTCTACGCGGTGTCGATCAATCAATCATCCGTGCCGCGCAGATCGACGGCGCGAGCCTGCCGCGCATCTACTGGAGCGTGGTGCTGCCAAGCCTGCGCCCAGTGTTCTTCAGTGCGGTGATGATCCTGGCGCACATTGCGATCAAGAGCTTCGATCTGGTGGCGGCGATGACTGCTGGCGGCCCTGGCTACTCGTCCGACCTGCCGGCGATGTTCATGTACTCGTTCACCTTCAGCCGTGGCCAGATGGGCATGGGCTCGGCCAGCGCAATCCTGATGCTCGGTGCGATCCTCGCGATCATCGTGCCTTACCTCTACTCCGAGCTGAGGACCAAACGTAATGACTAG
- a CDS encoding ABC transporter substrate-binding protein — MNAINRLAVAISIASLFPLSAFAADSKGTVEVVHWWTSGGEKAAVDVLKAQVEKDGFVWKDGAVAGGGGATAMTVLKSRAVAGNPPGVAQIKGPDIQEWASTGLLDTDVLKSVAKDEKWDSLLDKKVSDTVKYDGDYVAVPVNIHRVNWLWINPEVFKKAGITKNPTTLEEFYAAGDKLKAAGFIPLAHGGQPWQDSTVFEAVVLSVMGADGYKKALVDLDNGALTGPEMVKALTELKKVATYMDVDGKGQDWNLEAGKVINGKAGMQIMGDWAKSEWTAAKKVAGKDYECVAFPGTDKAFTYNIDSLAVFKQKDKGTAAGQQDIAKVVLGENFQKVFSINKGSIPVRNDMLNKMDSYGFDACAQTAAKDFLADAKTGGLQPSMAHNMATTLAVQGAFFDVVTNYINDPKADPADTAKKLGAAIKSAK, encoded by the coding sequence ATGAACGCGATTAATCGCCTCGCCGTTGCTATTTCCATTGCCTCGTTGTTTCCCCTCAGTGCATTTGCCGCCGACTCGAAAGGGACGGTTGAAGTTGTGCATTGGTGGACCTCGGGCGGTGAGAAGGCGGCCGTAGATGTCCTGAAGGCCCAAGTTGAGAAAGATGGCTTCGTCTGGAAAGACGGCGCTGTCGCAGGTGGCGGTGGTGCCACCGCCATGACCGTGCTGAAAAGCCGCGCGGTCGCCGGCAACCCGCCAGGTGTTGCCCAGATCAAAGGCCCCGACATCCAGGAATGGGCGTCCACTGGCCTGCTCGACACCGATGTCCTGAAGTCCGTCGCCAAAGACGAGAAATGGGATTCCCTGCTCGACAAGAAAGTCTCCGACACCGTGAAGTACGACGGTGACTACGTCGCCGTACCGGTCAACATCCACCGCGTGAACTGGCTGTGGATCAACCCGGAAGTCTTCAAGAAAGCCGGTATCACCAAGAACCCGACCACCCTCGAGGAGTTCTATGCAGCCGGTGACAAGCTCAAGGCTGCGGGCTTCATTCCGCTCGCCCACGGTGGCCAGCCTTGGCAGGACAGCACCGTGTTCGAAGCGGTCGTTTTGTCGGTGATGGGTGCCGATGGCTACAAGAAAGCCCTGGTCGACCTGGATAACGGCGCACTGACCGGTCCGGAAATGGTCAAGGCCCTGACCGAGCTGAAGAAAGTCGCGACCTACATGGACGTCGACGGCAAAGGCCAGGACTGGAACCTCGAAGCGGGCAAGGTCATCAACGGCAAGGCCGGCATGCAGATCATGGGTGACTGGGCCAAGTCCGAGTGGACCGCCGCCAAAAAAGTTGCTGGTAAGGACTACGAGTGCGTAGCGTTCCCGGGCACCGACAAAGCCTTCACCTACAACATCGACTCCCTGGCGGTGTTCAAGCAGAAAGACAAAGGCACGGCTGCTGGCCAGCAAGATATTGCCAAAGTCGTGCTGGGTGAAAACTTCCAGAAAGTGTTCAGCATCAACAAGGGTTCGATCCCGGTTCGCAACGACATGCTGAACAAAATGGACTCCTACGGCTTTGATGCCTGCGCCCAGACCGCTGCCAAGGATTTCCTGGCAGACGCCAAGACCGGCGGCCTGCAGCCAAGCATGGCGCACAACATGGCCACTACCCTGGCTGTACAAGGTGCGTTCTTTGACGTCGTGACCAACTACATCAACGACCCGAAAGCCGATCCGGCCGACACCGCCAAAAAGCTTGGCGCTGCGATCAAGTCGGCCAAATAA
- a CDS encoding D-mannose isomerase has protein sequence MTTQPLPASSWLNAPAHHAWLAAEGQRLLAFAKASRLPDGFGNLDDKGQLPTDAHAETMNTARMTHSFAMAHALGLPGYADLVAHGVAALSGPLHDSEHGGWFATPHAIDGNRGKAAYLHAFVALAASSAVVAGAPGARTLLNDAIHIIDQFFWSEEEGVMLESFAQDWSGVEAYRGANSNMHATEAFLALADVTGDTRWLDRALRIVERVIHTHAGGNQFMVIEHFDVHWQPLLGYNEDNAADGFRPYGITPGHGFEWARLVLHLEAARLQAGLATPEWLVTDAKGLFASACEYAWSVDGAPGIVYTLDWNQRPVVRERLHWTHAEASAAAQALLKRTGELHYETWYRRIWEFCEAHFIDRIHGSWHHELNAQNHPSSNIWGGKPDLYHAWQAILLPALPLAPSMASAIGAGRYVTSW, from the coding sequence ATGACCACGCAACCACTGCCTGCCAGCAGTTGGCTGAACGCGCCTGCCCATCACGCCTGGCTCGCCGCCGAAGGTCAGCGCCTGCTGGCGTTCGCCAAGGCATCTCGACTGCCCGATGGCTTTGGCAACCTGGACGACAAAGGCCAACTGCCAACTGACGCTCATGCCGAAACCATGAACACCGCCCGCATGACCCACAGCTTCGCCATGGCTCACGCGCTGGGGTTGCCGGGTTATGCCGATCTTGTGGCGCATGGTGTTGCCGCCCTCAGTGGCCCCTTGCATGACAGTGAGCACGGTGGCTGGTTCGCCACCCCTCACGCCATTGATGGTAACCGTGGCAAAGCCGCCTACCTGCACGCCTTTGTCGCCCTGGCCGCCAGCTCGGCAGTGGTGGCAGGCGCGCCCGGCGCGCGCACCCTGCTGAACGACGCCATTCATATCATCGACCAGTTTTTCTGGAGCGAGGAGGAGGGCGTGATGCTCGAGTCCTTTGCCCAGGATTGGAGCGGCGTCGAAGCGTATCGCGGCGCCAACAGCAACATGCACGCCACCGAAGCCTTTCTTGCCCTGGCCGATGTAACGGGTGACACCCGCTGGCTGGACCGCGCGCTGCGCATCGTCGAGCGCGTGATCCATACCCACGCCGGCGGCAACCAGTTCATGGTGATCGAGCATTTCGACGTTCACTGGCAACCCTTGCTTGGCTACAACGAAGACAACGCTGCCGACGGCTTTCGCCCGTACGGCATCACCCCTGGCCACGGTTTCGAATGGGCGCGGCTGGTGCTGCACCTGGAAGCTGCGCGCCTGCAAGCAGGGCTGGCCACGCCCGAGTGGCTGGTGACCGATGCCAAGGGCCTGTTCGCCAGCGCCTGCGAATACGCCTGGTCTGTGGATGGCGCCCCCGGCATTGTCTACACCCTCGACTGGAATCAGCGCCCGGTAGTACGCGAACGCCTGCACTGGACCCATGCCGAAGCCAGCGCCGCTGCCCAGGCCTTGCTCAAGCGCACGGGAGAGTTGCATTACGAGACCTGGTATCGGCGCATCTGGGAGTTTTGCGAAGCCCACTTTATCGACCGGATCCACGGCAGTTGGCATCACGAACTCAATGCGCAGAACCATCCCAGCAGCAATATCTGGGGTGGCAAGCCGGACCTGTACCATGCCTGGCAGGCAATATTGTTGCCTGCTCTGCCGCTGGCGCCCAGCATGGCCAGTGCCATCGGGGCTGGGCGCTATGTCACCAGTTGGTGA